The Drosophila teissieri strain GT53w chromosome X, Prin_Dtei_1.1, whole genome shotgun sequence genome has a segment encoding these proteins:
- the LOC122623899 gene encoding putative inositol monophosphatase 3 encodes MSEAKMNGRSIRINRLPATIVAILLTIVLVYFLNFHQEERPAIYGMLRSENPSRVNLRKMLIAAIQAAQRGGLEVLDVARSRQLKERSKGKTDEGVNDPFTDADGRSHCVMKQGLQRIFPRVQIFSEEDKEHCKQAHGYDLDPTVLHETAQIPDVTVNAQDVTVWVDPLDATKEFTEELYEYVTTMVCVAVAGRPIIGVIHSPFNGQTAWAWVGNSMSEYLSNLHPQHSPNNPAPIITVSRSHTAGAKDLARGIFGENVSLLTAAGAGYKVLQVVANNATAYLHTSKIKKWDICAGDAILHALGGTMTTLNDQLINYGPEESPVNSEGLLATLEQHDEYMDKLSKYREAHNGKLA; translated from the exons ATGAGCGAGGCCAAGATGAACGGACGCTCCATTCGCATCAACCGGCTGCCGGCCACCATTGTGGCCATCCTGCTGACCATTGTCCTGGTCTACTTCCTCAATTTTCACCAGGAAGAGCGACCGGCAATCTACGGCATGCTAAGAAGTGAGAATCCCAGCCGCGTCAATCTCCGCAAGATGCTCATTGCCGCCATACAGGCCGCCCAGCGTGGCGGGCTCGAGGTTCTGGACGTGGCCCGGAGTCGCCAGCTGAAGGAGCGCAGCAAGGGCAAGACGGACGAGGGCGTCAATGATCCGTTCACGGATGCCGACGGCAGGTCGCATTGTGTGATGAAACAGGGCCTCCAGCGAATCTTTCCCCGCGTACAAATCTTCTCCGAGGAGGACAAGGAGCACTGCAAACAGGCGCACGGCTATGATCTGGATCCAACGGTCCTCCACGAAACCGCACAGATTCCGGATGTGACCGTCAATGCGCAGGATGTCACTGTTTGGGTTGATCCGCTGGATGCCACCAAGGAGTTCACCG AGGAGCTGTACGAGTACGTGACCACCATGGTGTGCGTGGCGGTGGCCGGCAGGCCCATCATCGGCGTGATCCACAGCCCCTTCAATGGGCAAAcagcgtgggcgtgggtgggCAACTCGATGTCCGAGTACCTGTCCAATCTGCATCCGCAGCATTCGCCAAACAATCCGGCGCCCATCATCACAGTGTCGCGATCCCATACGGCGGGAGCCAAGGATCTGGCGAGGGGCATCTTTGGCGAGAATGTCAGCCTGCTGACGGCGGCGGGTGCTGGCTACAAGGTGCTCCAGGTGGTGGCCAACAATGCCACTGCCTATCTGCACACGTCCAAGATCAAGAAGTGGGACATTTGTGCCGGCGATGCCATTCTGCACGCGTTGGGCGGCACAATGACCACGCTGAACGACCAGTTGATTAACTACGGACCAGAGGAATCGCCAGTCAATTCGGAGGGCCTGCTGGCCACCTTGGAGCAGCACGACGAGTACATGGACAAGCTGTCCAAATATCGCGAGGCGCACAATGGCAAGCTGGCGTAG